A genome region from Leptidea sinapis chromosome 34, ilLepSina1.1, whole genome shotgun sequence includes the following:
- the LOC126974898 gene encoding uncharacterized protein LOC126974898 isoform X3: MSVYNMWDKELKEPKLKSSLSNDWSFDSPIATPRSSSPTSRAGDSIFRKYNELIHSKSNLANDAKQTEPLERPFDFDDEEFAFGIDLLNKNVACVGDNITKLIQMAQEPWPDNVKLFQPYEVEQILLPDNASCLAVQAFLKMCNLPFEVEMRWNAEFMSPSGRVPFIKCGAFVVSELEPIVQFAAHKGVSLCSKLGNEEKAELRAYMSLITNVLVNAELYISWVDQETYNTVTKIRNSSVYPWPLGWLQTRSKRNSVIKRLKALHWYDKTLDQVLADVEQCCNSLSQRLGDKDFFFGTPTPLDALIYGHIRALLSATGPKAALIIKPITSSLLRHLLRMTNLTLLKLTPQEEYLVTHGCNLSVRRRSSLVTRTKRSKMCIRNVSHESICFNKDVFGFKPFASKQVIILTSDEGKLTCEYEGKRHYILEETHNLIIDIVCEIIDKVDEIIVDRSIENNFEFIPCPNLDKSYIKVIDFLDTIEETVDSLSVDTVTEDIIQVIEEDSDGIFVDQFPLVETNCDGDSRF, encoded by the exons atgagcgtatacaatatgTGGGATAAAGAATTAAAAGAGCCTAAATTAAAGTCATCTCTTTCTAATGACTGGAGTTTTGATTCGCCGATTGCAACACCAAGGTCATCTTCACCGACGAGTAGGGCTGGTGATTCGATATTTCGTAAATATAATGAGCTTATTCACTCCAAATCAAATTTAGCGAATGATGCCAAGCAAACTGAACCTCTCGAGAGACCTTTCGATTTTGATGATGAAGAGTTTGCATTTGGTATAGACTTGCTAAATAAAAATGTTGCTTGTGTTGGCGATAATATAACGAAGTTGATTCAAATGG CTCAAGAGCCATGGCCAGACAATGTGAAGTTGTTTCAACCGTATGAAGTAGAGCAGATTCTGTTACCTGATAATGCTAGCTGTCTTGCTGTGCAAGCATTTCTAAAG ATGTGTAATCTTCCTTTCGAAGTGGAGATGCGGTGGAACGCAGAATTCATGTCGCCGTCTGGTCGGGTGCCTTTCATCAAGTGTGGAGCATTTGTTGTGTCTGAGCTTGAACCGATAGTTCAGTTTGCTGCGCACAAAGGAGTGTCCCTGTGCAGCAAGTTGGGCAACGAGGAGAAAGCAGAGTTAAGAGCCTATATGAGTCTTATTACCAATGTTTTAGTTAATGCGGAG CTGTACATATCCTGGGTGGATCAAGAAACTTACAACACGGTGACCAAAATAAGGAATTCATCTGTCTATCCTTGGCCGCTTGGGTGGCTGCAGACCAGATCCAAAAGGAACAGTGTTATAAAGAGGCTCAAAGCACTACATTGGTACGACAAGACCCTGGACCAAGTATTGGCTGAT GTGGAGCAATGTTGTAACTCACTGAGTCAACGATTGGGTGACAAAGATTTCTTCTTTGGCAC TCCCACACCACTCGATGCCTTAATATACGGCCATATAAGGGCACTCCTATCAGCTACCGGCCCTAAAGCAGCCCTTATTATAAAGCCAATTACAAGCTCACTGTTACGCCATCTGCTGAGGATGACCAATTTGACGCTTCTCAAATTGACG CCCCAAGAAGAGTACTTAGTGACACATGGATGCAATCTTAGCGTTAGACGACGATCCTCGCTTGTCACTCGTACGAAAAGGTCGAAAATGTGTATCCGAAACGTCAGTCATGAAAGCATCTGCTTTAACAAGGATGTCtttg GTTTCAAACCTTTTGCTTCCAAACAAGTGATAATTTTGACGTCAGATGAAGGAAAACTTACATGCGAATACGAGGGGAAAAGGCACTACATACTTGAAGAGACGCACAACTTGATCATCGATATAGTTTGCGAAATTATCGACAAAGTCGATGAGATTATCGTTGATCGAAGTATCGAAAATAATTTCGAGTTCATACCTTGTCCTAATCTCGATAAGAGTTATATCAAAGTGATTGATTTTCTCGATACTATTGAGGAGACAGTCGATAGTTTGTCCGTGGATACAGTTACGGAAGATATAATACAAGTTATTGAGGAGGATAGTGATGGGATTTTTGTCGATCAATTTCCTTTAGTAGAAACTAATTGCGACGGTGACTCCag ATTCTAA
- the LOC126974898 gene encoding uncharacterized protein LOC126974898 isoform X1 translates to MSVYNMWDKELKEPKLKSSLSNDWSFDSPIATPRSSSPTSRAGDSIFRKYNELIHSKSNLANDAKQTEPLERPFDFDDEEFAFGIDLLNKNVACVGDNITKLIQMAQEPWPDNVKLFQPYEVEQILLPDNASCLAVQAFLKMCNLPFEVEMRWNAEFMSPSGRVPFIKCGAFVVSELEPIVQFAAHKGVSLCSKLGNEEKAELRAYMSLITNVLVNAELYISWVDQETYNTVTKIRNSSVYPWPLGWLQTRSKRNSVIKRLKALHWYDKTLDQVLADVEQCCNSLSQRLGDKDFFFGTPTPLDALIYGHIRALLSATGPKAALIIKPITSSLLRHLLRMTNLTLLKLTPQEEYLVTHGCNLSVRRRSSLVTRTKRSKMCIRNVSHESICFNKDVFGFKPFASKQVIILTSDEGKLTCEYEGKRHYILEETHNLIIDIVCEIIDKVDEIIVDRSIENNFEFIPCPNLDKSYIKVIDFLDTIEETVDSLSVDTVTEDIIQVIEEDSDGIFVDQFPLVETNCDGDSSTVVTEKNGDDKNDASNENKISKNWNSSQSRVILSRDSKSTLNELSVESLWKCLKERNVTFLNKTIVADVD, encoded by the exons atgagcgtatacaatatgTGGGATAAAGAATTAAAAGAGCCTAAATTAAAGTCATCTCTTTCTAATGACTGGAGTTTTGATTCGCCGATTGCAACACCAAGGTCATCTTCACCGACGAGTAGGGCTGGTGATTCGATATTTCGTAAATATAATGAGCTTATTCACTCCAAATCAAATTTAGCGAATGATGCCAAGCAAACTGAACCTCTCGAGAGACCTTTCGATTTTGATGATGAAGAGTTTGCATTTGGTATAGACTTGCTAAATAAAAATGTTGCTTGTGTTGGCGATAATATAACGAAGTTGATTCAAATGG CTCAAGAGCCATGGCCAGACAATGTGAAGTTGTTTCAACCGTATGAAGTAGAGCAGATTCTGTTACCTGATAATGCTAGCTGTCTTGCTGTGCAAGCATTTCTAAAG ATGTGTAATCTTCCTTTCGAAGTGGAGATGCGGTGGAACGCAGAATTCATGTCGCCGTCTGGTCGGGTGCCTTTCATCAAGTGTGGAGCATTTGTTGTGTCTGAGCTTGAACCGATAGTTCAGTTTGCTGCGCACAAAGGAGTGTCCCTGTGCAGCAAGTTGGGCAACGAGGAGAAAGCAGAGTTAAGAGCCTATATGAGTCTTATTACCAATGTTTTAGTTAATGCGGAG CTGTACATATCCTGGGTGGATCAAGAAACTTACAACACGGTGACCAAAATAAGGAATTCATCTGTCTATCCTTGGCCGCTTGGGTGGCTGCAGACCAGATCCAAAAGGAACAGTGTTATAAAGAGGCTCAAAGCACTACATTGGTACGACAAGACCCTGGACCAAGTATTGGCTGAT GTGGAGCAATGTTGTAACTCACTGAGTCAACGATTGGGTGACAAAGATTTCTTCTTTGGCAC TCCCACACCACTCGATGCCTTAATATACGGCCATATAAGGGCACTCCTATCAGCTACCGGCCCTAAAGCAGCCCTTATTATAAAGCCAATTACAAGCTCACTGTTACGCCATCTGCTGAGGATGACCAATTTGACGCTTCTCAAATTGACG CCCCAAGAAGAGTACTTAGTGACACATGGATGCAATCTTAGCGTTAGACGACGATCCTCGCTTGTCACTCGTACGAAAAGGTCGAAAATGTGTATCCGAAACGTCAGTCATGAAAGCATCTGCTTTAACAAGGATGTCtttg GTTTCAAACCTTTTGCTTCCAAACAAGTGATAATTTTGACGTCAGATGAAGGAAAACTTACATGCGAATACGAGGGGAAAAGGCACTACATACTTGAAGAGACGCACAACTTGATCATCGATATAGTTTGCGAAATTATCGACAAAGTCGATGAGATTATCGTTGATCGAAGTATCGAAAATAATTTCGAGTTCATACCTTGTCCTAATCTCGATAAGAGTTATATCAAAGTGATTGATTTTCTCGATACTATTGAGGAGACAGTCGATAGTTTGTCCGTGGATACAGTTACGGAAGATATAATACAAGTTATTGAGGAGGATAGTGATGGGATTTTTGTCGATCAATTTCCTTTAGTAGAAACTAATTGCGACGGTGACTCCag CACTGTGGTCACAGAAAAGAATGGCGACGATAAGAATGATGCcagtaatgaaaataaaatctcaaaaaattggaactcgagccagtctcgagtAATTTTGTCCAGAg ATTCTAAATCAACGCTAAACGAACTAAGTGTGGAGAGTCTGTGGAAATGTTTGAAGGAGAGAAATGTAACTTTTCTTAACAAAACAATTGTAGCTGATGTTGATTAG
- the LOC126974898 gene encoding uncharacterized protein LOC126974898 isoform X2 has protein sequence MSVYNMWDKELKEPKLKSSLSNDWSFDSPIATPRSSSPTSRAGDSIFRKYNELIHSKSNLANDAKQTEPLERPFDFDDEEFAFGIDLLNKNVACVGDNITKLIQMAQEPWPDNVKLFQPYEVEQILLPDNASCLAVQAFLKMCNLPFEVEMRWNAEFMSPSGRVPFIKCGAFVVSELEPIVQFAAHKGVSLCSKLGNEEKAELRAYMSLITNVLVNAELYISWVDQETYNTVTKIRNSSVYPWPLGWLQTRSKRNSVIKRLKALHWYDKTLDQVLADVEQCCNSLSQRLGDKDFFFGTSTKFAVTPENIAAVRTIILDDRDVKYEEIQAVIRIGMSTIQSILHNELCVRKLVSRWVPYNLSEEQKAARVDWCRNTQQRFNEGKSNAVYNIVSGDESWIYSYEPERKHQSAVCVFEDEVKPTKVVRSRSVSKKIVAMFVSKKGHVAKIPLQERRTVTAEWYITVCLPQMIAELRKNYPQRRVILQHDNASSHTARKRNDFLNQENVELMGHPPYSPDLSPSDFFTLPRMKDLLRGQRFEDREAAVEAYKSAIFSTSTSNWNYCFNDWFVRM, from the exons atgagcgtatacaatatgTGGGATAAAGAATTAAAAGAGCCTAAATTAAAGTCATCTCTTTCTAATGACTGGAGTTTTGATTCGCCGATTGCAACACCAAGGTCATCTTCACCGACGAGTAGGGCTGGTGATTCGATATTTCGTAAATATAATGAGCTTATTCACTCCAAATCAAATTTAGCGAATGATGCCAAGCAAACTGAACCTCTCGAGAGACCTTTCGATTTTGATGATGAAGAGTTTGCATTTGGTATAGACTTGCTAAATAAAAATGTTGCTTGTGTTGGCGATAATATAACGAAGTTGATTCAAATGG CTCAAGAGCCATGGCCAGACAATGTGAAGTTGTTTCAACCGTATGAAGTAGAGCAGATTCTGTTACCTGATAATGCTAGCTGTCTTGCTGTGCAAGCATTTCTAAAG ATGTGTAATCTTCCTTTCGAAGTGGAGATGCGGTGGAACGCAGAATTCATGTCGCCGTCTGGTCGGGTGCCTTTCATCAAGTGTGGAGCATTTGTTGTGTCTGAGCTTGAACCGATAGTTCAGTTTGCTGCGCACAAAGGAGTGTCCCTGTGCAGCAAGTTGGGCAACGAGGAGAAAGCAGAGTTAAGAGCCTATATGAGTCTTATTACCAATGTTTTAGTTAATGCGGAG CTGTACATATCCTGGGTGGATCAAGAAACTTACAACACGGTGACCAAAATAAGGAATTCATCTGTCTATCCTTGGCCGCTTGGGTGGCTGCAGACCAGATCCAAAAGGAACAGTGTTATAAAGAGGCTCAAAGCACTACATTGGTACGACAAGACCCTGGACCAAGTATTGGCTGAT GTGGAGCAATGTTGTAACTCACTGAGTCAACGATTGGGTGACAAAGATTTCTTCTTTGGCAC GTCGACCAAGTTTGCGGTCACGCCTGAAAACATCGCAGCTGTTCGAACTATTATATTAGATGACCGTGATGTGAAATACGAGGAGATTCAGGCTGTTATCAGAATCGGAATGAGTACAATTCAGTCGATATTACATAACGAGCTGTGTGTAAGAAAGCTAGTTTCCCGCTGGGTTCCCTACAATTTGTccgaagagcaaaaagcggctcgtgTAGATTGGTGCCGGAATACTCAGCAACGCTTCAACGAAGGGAAGTCAAAtgccgtttataatatcgtctcaggtgacgaatcatggatttattcatACGAACCTGAAAGAAAACATCAGTCAGCAGTTTGTGTCTTTGAAGACGAGGTCAAACCAACGAAAGTGGTTCGCTCCCGCAGCGTGTCAAAGAAAATCGTCGCTATGTTTGTCTCCAAAAAGGGGCATGTTGCTAAAATTCCTTTACAGGAACGCAGAACGGTTACGGCTGAGTGGTATATCACGGTTTGTTTGCCACAAATGATAGCTGAACTTCGAAAAAATTACCCGCAACGTCGCGTCATCTTACAGCACGATAATGCGAGCTCCCATACGGCTCGGAAGAGAAATGATTTTTTGAATCAGgaaaacgttgagctgatgggccatcctccgtacagtcctgacctgagcCCAAGCGATTTCTTTACATTACCTAGAATGAAAGACTTATTACGCGGTCAACGGTTTGAAGACCGCGAAGCAGCTGTGGAAGCGTACAAATCAGCCATtttttcaacatcaacttcaaactggaattactgttttaatgattggtttgTACGAATGTAA
- the LOC126974898 gene encoding uncharacterized protein LOC126974898 isoform X4 encodes MPEMSLKDTIVTSMSAQEPWPDNVKLFQPYEVEQILLPDNASCLAVQAFLKMCNLPFEVEMRWNAEFMSPSGRVPFIKCGAFVVSELEPIVQFAAHKGVSLCSKLGNEEKAELRAYMSLITNVLVNAELYISWVDQETYNTVTKIRNSSVYPWPLGWLQTRSKRNSVIKRLKALHWYDKTLDQVLADVEQCCNSLSQRLGDKDFFFGTPTPLDALIYGHIRALLSATGPKAALIIKPITSSLLRHLLRMTNLTLLKLTPQEEYLVTHGCNLSVRRRSSLVTRTKRSKMCIRNVSHESICFNKDVFGFKPFASKQVIILTSDEGKLTCEYEGKRHYILEETHNLIIDIVCEIIDKVDEIIVDRSIENNFEFIPCPNLDKSYIKVIDFLDTIEETVDSLSVDTVTEDIIQVIEEDSDGIFVDQFPLVETNCDGDSSTVVTEKNGDDKNDASNENKISKNWNSSQSRVILSRDSKSTLNELSVESLWKCLKERNVTFLNKTIVADVD; translated from the exons ATGCCTGAGATGTCACTAAAGGATACAATAGTAACTTCAATGAGCG CTCAAGAGCCATGGCCAGACAATGTGAAGTTGTTTCAACCGTATGAAGTAGAGCAGATTCTGTTACCTGATAATGCTAGCTGTCTTGCTGTGCAAGCATTTCTAAAG ATGTGTAATCTTCCTTTCGAAGTGGAGATGCGGTGGAACGCAGAATTCATGTCGCCGTCTGGTCGGGTGCCTTTCATCAAGTGTGGAGCATTTGTTGTGTCTGAGCTTGAACCGATAGTTCAGTTTGCTGCGCACAAAGGAGTGTCCCTGTGCAGCAAGTTGGGCAACGAGGAGAAAGCAGAGTTAAGAGCCTATATGAGTCTTATTACCAATGTTTTAGTTAATGCGGAG CTGTACATATCCTGGGTGGATCAAGAAACTTACAACACGGTGACCAAAATAAGGAATTCATCTGTCTATCCTTGGCCGCTTGGGTGGCTGCAGACCAGATCCAAAAGGAACAGTGTTATAAAGAGGCTCAAAGCACTACATTGGTACGACAAGACCCTGGACCAAGTATTGGCTGAT GTGGAGCAATGTTGTAACTCACTGAGTCAACGATTGGGTGACAAAGATTTCTTCTTTGGCAC TCCCACACCACTCGATGCCTTAATATACGGCCATATAAGGGCACTCCTATCAGCTACCGGCCCTAAAGCAGCCCTTATTATAAAGCCAATTACAAGCTCACTGTTACGCCATCTGCTGAGGATGACCAATTTGACGCTTCTCAAATTGACG CCCCAAGAAGAGTACTTAGTGACACATGGATGCAATCTTAGCGTTAGACGACGATCCTCGCTTGTCACTCGTACGAAAAGGTCGAAAATGTGTATCCGAAACGTCAGTCATGAAAGCATCTGCTTTAACAAGGATGTCtttg GTTTCAAACCTTTTGCTTCCAAACAAGTGATAATTTTGACGTCAGATGAAGGAAAACTTACATGCGAATACGAGGGGAAAAGGCACTACATACTTGAAGAGACGCACAACTTGATCATCGATATAGTTTGCGAAATTATCGACAAAGTCGATGAGATTATCGTTGATCGAAGTATCGAAAATAATTTCGAGTTCATACCTTGTCCTAATCTCGATAAGAGTTATATCAAAGTGATTGATTTTCTCGATACTATTGAGGAGACAGTCGATAGTTTGTCCGTGGATACAGTTACGGAAGATATAATACAAGTTATTGAGGAGGATAGTGATGGGATTTTTGTCGATCAATTTCCTTTAGTAGAAACTAATTGCGACGGTGACTCCag CACTGTGGTCACAGAAAAGAATGGCGACGATAAGAATGATGCcagtaatgaaaataaaatctcaaaaaattggaactcgagccagtctcgagtAATTTTGTCCAGAg ATTCTAAATCAACGCTAAACGAACTAAGTGTGGAGAGTCTGTGGAAATGTTTGAAGGAGAGAAATGTAACTTTTCTTAACAAAACAATTGTAGCTGATGTTGATTAG
- the LOC126974898 gene encoding uncharacterized protein LOC126974898 isoform X5 encodes MALDDKFVFAQEPWPDNVKLFQPYEVEQILLPDNASCLAVQAFLKMCNLPFEVEMRWNAEFMSPSGRVPFIKCGAFVVSELEPIVQFAAHKGVSLCSKLGNEEKAELRAYMSLITNVLVNAELYISWVDQETYNTVTKIRNSSVYPWPLGWLQTRSKRNSVIKRLKALHWYDKTLDQVLADVEQCCNSLSQRLGDKDFFFGTPTPLDALIYGHIRALLSATGPKAALIIKPITSSLLRHLLRMTNLTLLKLTPQEEYLVTHGCNLSVRRRSSLVTRTKRSKMCIRNVSHESICFNKDVFGFKPFASKQVIILTSDEGKLTCEYEGKRHYILEETHNLIIDIVCEIIDKVDEIIVDRSIENNFEFIPCPNLDKSYIKVIDFLDTIEETVDSLSVDTVTEDIIQVIEEDSDGIFVDQFPLVETNCDGDSSTVVTEKNGDDKNDASNENKISKNWNSSQSRVILSRDSKSTLNELSVESLWKCLKERNVTFLNKTIVADVD; translated from the exons ATGGCATTAGATGATAAATTCGTCTTTG CTCAAGAGCCATGGCCAGACAATGTGAAGTTGTTTCAACCGTATGAAGTAGAGCAGATTCTGTTACCTGATAATGCTAGCTGTCTTGCTGTGCAAGCATTTCTAAAG ATGTGTAATCTTCCTTTCGAAGTGGAGATGCGGTGGAACGCAGAATTCATGTCGCCGTCTGGTCGGGTGCCTTTCATCAAGTGTGGAGCATTTGTTGTGTCTGAGCTTGAACCGATAGTTCAGTTTGCTGCGCACAAAGGAGTGTCCCTGTGCAGCAAGTTGGGCAACGAGGAGAAAGCAGAGTTAAGAGCCTATATGAGTCTTATTACCAATGTTTTAGTTAATGCGGAG CTGTACATATCCTGGGTGGATCAAGAAACTTACAACACGGTGACCAAAATAAGGAATTCATCTGTCTATCCTTGGCCGCTTGGGTGGCTGCAGACCAGATCCAAAAGGAACAGTGTTATAAAGAGGCTCAAAGCACTACATTGGTACGACAAGACCCTGGACCAAGTATTGGCTGAT GTGGAGCAATGTTGTAACTCACTGAGTCAACGATTGGGTGACAAAGATTTCTTCTTTGGCAC TCCCACACCACTCGATGCCTTAATATACGGCCATATAAGGGCACTCCTATCAGCTACCGGCCCTAAAGCAGCCCTTATTATAAAGCCAATTACAAGCTCACTGTTACGCCATCTGCTGAGGATGACCAATTTGACGCTTCTCAAATTGACG CCCCAAGAAGAGTACTTAGTGACACATGGATGCAATCTTAGCGTTAGACGACGATCCTCGCTTGTCACTCGTACGAAAAGGTCGAAAATGTGTATCCGAAACGTCAGTCATGAAAGCATCTGCTTTAACAAGGATGTCtttg GTTTCAAACCTTTTGCTTCCAAACAAGTGATAATTTTGACGTCAGATGAAGGAAAACTTACATGCGAATACGAGGGGAAAAGGCACTACATACTTGAAGAGACGCACAACTTGATCATCGATATAGTTTGCGAAATTATCGACAAAGTCGATGAGATTATCGTTGATCGAAGTATCGAAAATAATTTCGAGTTCATACCTTGTCCTAATCTCGATAAGAGTTATATCAAAGTGATTGATTTTCTCGATACTATTGAGGAGACAGTCGATAGTTTGTCCGTGGATACAGTTACGGAAGATATAATACAAGTTATTGAGGAGGATAGTGATGGGATTTTTGTCGATCAATTTCCTTTAGTAGAAACTAATTGCGACGGTGACTCCag CACTGTGGTCACAGAAAAGAATGGCGACGATAAGAATGATGCcagtaatgaaaataaaatctcaaaaaattggaactcgagccagtctcgagtAATTTTGTCCAGAg ATTCTAAATCAACGCTAAACGAACTAAGTGTGGAGAGTCTGTGGAAATGTTTGAAGGAGAGAAATGTAACTTTTCTTAACAAAACAATTGTAGCTGATGTTGATTAG
- the LOC126974898 gene encoding uncharacterized protein LOC126974898 isoform X6 yields MCNLPFEVEMRWNAEFMSPSGRVPFIKCGAFVVSELEPIVQFAAHKGVSLCSKLGNEEKAELRAYMSLITNVLVNAELYISWVDQETYNTVTKIRNSSVYPWPLGWLQTRSKRNSVIKRLKALHWYDKTLDQVLADVEQCCNSLSQRLGDKDFFFGTPTPLDALIYGHIRALLSATGPKAALIIKPITSSLLRHLLRMTNLTLLKLTPQEEYLVTHGCNLSVRRRSSLVTRTKRSKMCIRNVSHESICFNKDVFGFKPFASKQVIILTSDEGKLTCEYEGKRHYILEETHNLIIDIVCEIIDKVDEIIVDRSIENNFEFIPCPNLDKSYIKVIDFLDTIEETVDSLSVDTVTEDIIQVIEEDSDGIFVDQFPLVETNCDGDSSTVVTEKNGDDKNDASNENKISKNWNSSQSRVILSRDSKSTLNELSVESLWKCLKERNVTFLNKTIVADVD; encoded by the exons ATGTGTAATCTTCCTTTCGAAGTGGAGATGCGGTGGAACGCAGAATTCATGTCGCCGTCTGGTCGGGTGCCTTTCATCAAGTGTGGAGCATTTGTTGTGTCTGAGCTTGAACCGATAGTTCAGTTTGCTGCGCACAAAGGAGTGTCCCTGTGCAGCAAGTTGGGCAACGAGGAGAAAGCAGAGTTAAGAGCCTATATGAGTCTTATTACCAATGTTTTAGTTAATGCGGAG CTGTACATATCCTGGGTGGATCAAGAAACTTACAACACGGTGACCAAAATAAGGAATTCATCTGTCTATCCTTGGCCGCTTGGGTGGCTGCAGACCAGATCCAAAAGGAACAGTGTTATAAAGAGGCTCAAAGCACTACATTGGTACGACAAGACCCTGGACCAAGTATTGGCTGAT GTGGAGCAATGTTGTAACTCACTGAGTCAACGATTGGGTGACAAAGATTTCTTCTTTGGCAC TCCCACACCACTCGATGCCTTAATATACGGCCATATAAGGGCACTCCTATCAGCTACCGGCCCTAAAGCAGCCCTTATTATAAAGCCAATTACAAGCTCACTGTTACGCCATCTGCTGAGGATGACCAATTTGACGCTTCTCAAATTGACG CCCCAAGAAGAGTACTTAGTGACACATGGATGCAATCTTAGCGTTAGACGACGATCCTCGCTTGTCACTCGTACGAAAAGGTCGAAAATGTGTATCCGAAACGTCAGTCATGAAAGCATCTGCTTTAACAAGGATGTCtttg GTTTCAAACCTTTTGCTTCCAAACAAGTGATAATTTTGACGTCAGATGAAGGAAAACTTACATGCGAATACGAGGGGAAAAGGCACTACATACTTGAAGAGACGCACAACTTGATCATCGATATAGTTTGCGAAATTATCGACAAAGTCGATGAGATTATCGTTGATCGAAGTATCGAAAATAATTTCGAGTTCATACCTTGTCCTAATCTCGATAAGAGTTATATCAAAGTGATTGATTTTCTCGATACTATTGAGGAGACAGTCGATAGTTTGTCCGTGGATACAGTTACGGAAGATATAATACAAGTTATTGAGGAGGATAGTGATGGGATTTTTGTCGATCAATTTCCTTTAGTAGAAACTAATTGCGACGGTGACTCCag CACTGTGGTCACAGAAAAGAATGGCGACGATAAGAATGATGCcagtaatgaaaataaaatctcaaaaaattggaactcgagccagtctcgagtAATTTTGTCCAGAg ATTCTAAATCAACGCTAAACGAACTAAGTGTGGAGAGTCTGTGGAAATGTTTGAAGGAGAGAAATGTAACTTTTCTTAACAAAACAATTGTAGCTGATGTTGATTAG